Proteins encoded by one window of Arachis ipaensis cultivar K30076 chromosome B04, Araip1.1, whole genome shotgun sequence:
- the LOC107639393 gene encoding glucose-induced degradation protein 4 homolog isoform X2: protein MPVRVLVESSAPSQVSGANSGHTSFQACTLLGISQAFSGTQNVSSLQKDEAWRVNVRIQGCDLEHGYLCGTMEALNVPMADTPVVTFWEGEIVDTKNYTFFTGKWEATPEDDIRHWTKFQSFSPLMGQVEVDGGKSLDLSNYPYIFMRWKEQYFVNVGTDCGLTIAGFYYVCFSCSDGSISGFYYDPNSSPFQKLELKSTNDGRSGFSFPSYELQ from the exons ATGCCTGTCAGAGTATTGGTTGAAAGTTCCGCGCCTTCGCAGGTTTCAG GCGCTAATTCTGGCCATACTTCATTCCAAGCTTGTACACTTCTAGGCA TTTCACAGGCCTTTTCTGGGACACAGAACGTTTCTAGCCTACAAAAGGATGAAGCATGGAGAGTAAATGTTCGTATACAAGGATGTGATCTTGAGCATGGCTATCTATGTGGCACCATGGAAGCTCTTAATGTTCCTATGGCCGACACACCA GTTGTAACATTCTGGGAAGGGGAGATTGTGGATACCAAAAATTATACGTTCTTCACTGGCAAATGGGAAGCAAC ACCAGAAGATGATATAAGGCACTGGACTAAGTTTCAATCATTTTCACCCCTCATG GGCCAAGTAGAGGTTGATGGTGGCAAGTCTTTGGACCTAAGCAACTATCCTTACATATTCATG AGATGGAAGGAGCAGTATTTTGTGAATGTTGGAACCGACTGCGGGTTAACTATAGCTGGCTTTTACTATGTTTGTTTCTCTTGCAGTGATGGATCTATAAGCGGGTTTTATTATGATCCCAACAGCAG CCCTTTCCAGAAGCTTGAATTGAAATCCACAAATGATGGGAGATCAGGTTTCAGTTTTCCATCGTATGAGTTGCAATAG
- the LOC107639393 gene encoding glucose-induced degradation protein 4 homolog isoform X1 translates to MPVRVLVESSAPSQVSGANSGHTSFQACTLLGISQAFSGTQNVSSLQKDEAWRVNVRIQGCDLEHGYLCGTMEALNVPMADTPVVTFWEGEIVDTKNYTFFTGKWEATPEDDIRHWTKFQSFSPLMGQVEVDGGKSLDLSNYPYIFMRWKEQYFVNVGTDCGLTIAGFYYVCFSCSDGSISGFYYDPNSRFSSFSYCPFQKLELKSTNDGRSGFSFPSYELQ, encoded by the exons ATGCCTGTCAGAGTATTGGTTGAAAGTTCCGCGCCTTCGCAGGTTTCAG GCGCTAATTCTGGCCATACTTCATTCCAAGCTTGTACACTTCTAGGCA TTTCACAGGCCTTTTCTGGGACACAGAACGTTTCTAGCCTACAAAAGGATGAAGCATGGAGAGTAAATGTTCGTATACAAGGATGTGATCTTGAGCATGGCTATCTATGTGGCACCATGGAAGCTCTTAATGTTCCTATGGCCGACACACCA GTTGTAACATTCTGGGAAGGGGAGATTGTGGATACCAAAAATTATACGTTCTTCACTGGCAAATGGGAAGCAAC ACCAGAAGATGATATAAGGCACTGGACTAAGTTTCAATCATTTTCACCCCTCATG GGCCAAGTAGAGGTTGATGGTGGCAAGTCTTTGGACCTAAGCAACTATCCTTACATATTCATG AGATGGAAGGAGCAGTATTTTGTGAATGTTGGAACCGACTGCGGGTTAACTATAGCTGGCTTTTACTATGTTTGTTTCTCTTGCAGTGATGGATCTATAAGCGGGTTTTATTATGATCCCAACAGCAGGTTCTCTTCCTTTTCCTATTG CCCTTTCCAGAAGCTTGAATTGAAATCCACAAATGATGGGAGATCAGGTTTCAGTTTTCCATCGTATGAGTTGCAATAG
- the LOC107636571 gene encoding protein FAR1-RELATED SEQUENCE 5-like, giving the protein MEFSTPEGRSNSTMINSNERNEELSVGEVVIQEGSKADEITDVIVMRKDELDLRHEKHEFRQDVEGIKDYRESQVKAATRANRITATRCRARMYVMLDREKEIWVVSRLELRHSHPCSAKKVVHYHEYRKLTMHAKYVITDNDEVGIRPNKTYLALANEVGGSSNLSYSEKDVRNYITSKLRCADDNADFKEMMNYFIQMKEINPNFFYAIDVDDANKFKSALWVDARCRDSYEYYGDVVSFDTTYKRNRHGLPFASFVGVNHHRKSTLLGCALLGSEETPSFEWMFITDQFKAMAGAIRKVLPDTVHQWCIWHIMKKSQFKVGGCTRYGELNAKMNHIVRNSPSTDSFEANWAEFIKEFDLGQNRYLTDIYANQRKWVPIFFKSEFWAGMRSIQRSESMHAFCWGFLHCKSGLVQFVHEYDNVLGNKEQKELEDDVVDAKGVIPCIESTGIERQFQREYTNKQKIVWEKTVYRTFTVYFDPLSQEVRCEYNKFESTGIFCCHTLTVWSYYRVDRVLSCYVLPRLSKNVLRKHTYIKSGHDVAQTNEGHNLFRRFCLEFYNVAQEFVNCDEEATILRSILWDAKSKLTDYHASMHSTIFSATQITMPT; this is encoded by the exons ATGGAGTTCTCAACCCCGGAAGGTAGATCGAATAGCACAATGATCAATTCAAACGAAAGGAATGAAGAATTGAGTGTGGGTGAAGTTGTTATTCAAGAAGGGTCTAAA GCCGACGAAATTACTGACGTCATTGTGATGAGAAAGGATGAGTTGGACTTGAGACACGAG AAACACGAATTTCGACAAGACGTGGAAGGAATCAAAGATTATCGGGAGTCTCAGGTGAAGGCAGCAACTCGGGCAAATAGAATTACAGCCACGAGATGCAGAGCAAGGATGTATGTCATGTTGGACAGGGAGAAGGAAATTTGGGTTGTGTCTAGATTAGAATTGAGGCATTCTCACCCTTGTTCGGCTAAGAAAGTTGTCCACTATCATGAGTACAGGAAGTtgaccatgcatgctaagtaCGTCATTACGGATAATGACGAGGTTGGCATAAGACCCAACAAGACGTATCTAGCATTGGCAAACGAGGTTGGTGGGTCTTCAAACCTGAGTTATTCAGAAAAAGATGTCAGAAATTACATCACAAGCAAACTTCGATGTGCCGATGACAATGCGGACTTTAAGGAGATGATGAATTATTTCATTCAAATGAAGGAGATCAATCCCAACTTCTTTTATGCCATAGATGTTGATGATGCAAATAAGTTCAAGAGCGCactctgggtagatgcaaggtgcAGGGATTCGTATGAATATTACGGAGATGTAGTGTCGTTCGACACCACTTACAAAAGAAACAG GCATGGTCTACCATTTGCATCCTTTGTCGGTGTAAACCACCATAGAAAGTCTACTCTTCTTGGTTGTGCTTTACTTGGGAGCGAGGAGACCCCTAGTTTTGAGTGGATGTTCATCACTGACCAGTTCAAGGCCATGGCCGGTGCTATTAGGAAGGTCCTACCTGATACTGTCCACCAATGGTGCATCTGGCACATAATGAAGAAGTCACAATTCAAGGTTGGAGGTTGCACTAGGTACGGAGAATTGAATGCTAAGATGAATCACATTGTGCGGAATTCTCCTTCTACTGACTCTTTTGAAGCTAATTGGGCTGAATTCATCAAAGAATTTGACCTAGGTCAGAACAGATATTTAACAG ACATTTATGCCAATCAACGAAAATGGGTGCCAATATTCTTCAAGAGTGAATTTTGGGCTGGTATGAGGAGTATACAGCGGAGTGAAAGTATGCACGCATTTTGCTGGGGGTTCCTGCATTGCAAAAGTGGTTTGGTCCAGTTCGTCCATGAATACGACAATGTGCTTGGAAACAAGGAGCAGAAGGAGCTGGAAGATGATGTTGTGGACGCGAAAGGAGTCATCCCATGTATAGAGAGCACAGGCATTGAGAGACAATTTCAGCGGGAATACACCA ACAAGCAGAAGATAGTTTGGGAGAAGACTGTTTACCGTACTTTCACAGTATATTTTGACCCATTGAGTCAAGAGGTTCGGTGCGAGTACAACAAGTTTGAATCTACTGGTATATTTTGTTGCCACACCCTTACTGTGTGGTCATACTACAGAGTTGACAGAGTACTGAGCTGCTATGTTCTTCCTCGATTGAGTAAGAACGTCTTGCGCAAGCACACCTACATTAAGAGTGGGCATGATGTGGCTCAGACCAATGAAGGCCACAACCTGTTCAGGCGTTTTTGTTTAGAGTTCTATAACGTTGCTCAGGAGTTTGTTAATTGTGATGAGGAAGCAACCATCTTGCGATCTATCCTTTGGGACGCAAAGTCTAAGCTGACTGATTACCATGCCAGCATGCATTCGACTATTTTTTCTGCTACTCAGATTACCATGCCCACATAG
- the LOC107639393 gene encoding glucose-induced degradation protein 4 homolog isoform X3 produces MPVRVLVESSAPSQVSGANSGHTSFQACTLLGISQAFSGTQNVSSLQKDEAWRVNVRIQGCDLEHGYLCGTMEALNVPMADTPVVTFWEGEIVDTKNYTFFTGKWEATPEDDIRHWTKFQSFSPLMGQVEVDGGKSLDLSNYPYIFM; encoded by the exons ATGCCTGTCAGAGTATTGGTTGAAAGTTCCGCGCCTTCGCAGGTTTCAG GCGCTAATTCTGGCCATACTTCATTCCAAGCTTGTACACTTCTAGGCA TTTCACAGGCCTTTTCTGGGACACAGAACGTTTCTAGCCTACAAAAGGATGAAGCATGGAGAGTAAATGTTCGTATACAAGGATGTGATCTTGAGCATGGCTATCTATGTGGCACCATGGAAGCTCTTAATGTTCCTATGGCCGACACACCA GTTGTAACATTCTGGGAAGGGGAGATTGTGGATACCAAAAATTATACGTTCTTCACTGGCAAATGGGAAGCAAC ACCAGAAGATGATATAAGGCACTGGACTAAGTTTCAATCATTTTCACCCCTCATG GGCCAAGTAGAGGTTGATGGTGGCAAGTCTTTGGACCTAAGCAACTATCCTTACATATTCATG TGA